A window of Takifugu rubripes unplaced genomic scaffold, fTakRub1.2, whole genome shotgun sequence contains these coding sequences:
- the LOC101075632 gene encoding piggyBac transposable element-derived protein 4-like has product MDETDLQAYLGLLILAGVYRSRGEAAASLWDAESGRPIFRATMPLKLFHTYSRLLRFDDRESRPARRVTDKLAAIREVWDKWVERLPYLYNPGPDVTVDEQLVPFRGRCPFRQYMPSKPAKYGIKSWVACDAKSSYAWKMQVYTGKPTSGSPEKKQGMRVVLDVTEGLRGHNVTCDNFFTSYELGQQLLKRKITMVGIVRKNKPELPPALLASKEREVLSSKFAFTPTTTLVSYLPKKNKNVVLLSTLHTGGDISDRKDRKPVIILDYSCNKGGVDNLDKVIQLQKDDCPLAPGHLPQHH; this is encoded by the exons ATGGATGAGACTGACCTGCAGGCCTACTTAGGGCTGCTAATCTTAGCAGGTGTATACAGGTCCcgaggtgaggctgcagctagTCTATGGGACGCAGAGAGTGGAAGACCAATTTTCCGAGCCACAATGCCACTCAAACTCTTTCACACCTACTCAAGACTGCTACGATTTGATGACCGTGAGTCAAGACCAGCAAGACGTGTGACAGACAAACTTGCAGCCATAAGGGAGGTCTGGGACAAGTGGGTGGAGCGGCTGCCCTATCTCTACAATCCAGGGCCTGACGTAACAGTGGATGAGCAACTGGTTCCATTTAGAG GTCGTTGTCCTTTCCGGCAGTATATGCCCAGCAAGCCAGCAAAATATGGGATTAAGTCATGGGTGGCTTGCGATGCCAAATCAAGCTATGCTTGGAAAATGCAAGTCTATACCGGGAAGCCGACCAGTGGAAGCCCAGAGAAGAAACAGGGGATGCGAGTTGTGCTTGATGTGACAGAGGGACTGAGGGGTCACAATGTGACATGTGATAATTTCTTCACCTCTTATGAACTCggacagcagctcctgaagaGGAAGATCACCATGGTTGGTATAGTTCGAAAGAACAAgcctgagctcccacctgcaCTGCTTGcatcaaaagagagagaggtccTCTCATCAAAGTTTGCCTTCACACCCACCACCACTCTAGTTTCATACCtcccaaagaaaaacaagaatgtaGTTCTTCTGAGCACACTGCACACAGGCGGTGACATTAGCGATCGTAAGGACAGGAAGCCAGTCATCATCCTAGACTACAGCTGCAACAAAGGAGGTGTGGACAACCTAGATAAGGTGATACAGCTGCAGAAGGATGACTGCCCGCTGGCCCCTGGTCATCTTCCACAACATCATTGA